A genome region from Trachemys scripta elegans isolate TJP31775 chromosome 2, CAS_Tse_1.0, whole genome shotgun sequence includes the following:
- the BOLA3 gene encoding bolA-like protein 3 has product MAAAISAGLLGRGHRILLLCHTRRAFASQTDGEVRVVQVLKEKFPRASAIKVVDISGGCGAMYEIHIESEEFKEKRTVQQHQMVNQALSEEIKAMHGLRIFTSIPKH; this is encoded by the exons ATGGCCGCCGCCATCAGCGCCGGCCTCCTGGGCCGCGGCCACAGG ATCCTTCTCCTGTGCCACACACGGAGAGCATTTGCGTCGCAGACGGATGGGGAAGTCAGGGTGGTGCAAGTCCTCAAAGAAAAATTCCCTCGGGCTTCGGCCATCAAAGTAGTGGATATATCAG gaggCTGTGGAGCAATGTATGAAATTCATATAGAATCTGAAGAATTTAAAGAAAAGAGAACTGTCCAGCAACATCAAATGGTTAATCAG GCACTAAGTGAAGAAATTAAAGCAATGCATGGACTACGGATATTCACATCTATTCCAAAGCACTGA